The Apium graveolens cultivar Ventura chromosome 3, ASM990537v1, whole genome shotgun sequence sequence GACACGGGTTCGACACGCGACCCATATAAAAAAGCCCAAAATCATCTTAAAAAAGcccaaaatcattttataaaagccCAAACCATCTTATATTAACCCTAATTTTGTGTATATCTGTCTTTTATAACCTCCACTCTTCATCTTTTAtaaccctatatatatatataatcaaatatatacatcaatctatatatataacacatataaaaaaaattataattttataactTTTTTTGCCGTGTCCTGGATACAGGACTTTGATAATTGACGGATCCCCGTGTCCAGTGTCCCGTGTCGTCGTATGCTTCCTAGCTACTAGGTATAACAAACAAACAAacaataaaaaattgaaaaaaaaaatactAAACTAGTAAAACTCCATATAATAATAAATTGGGGGGAAATGTAAAAATAGAATGGAAAAGGCAAAAAAGGTGGAGGTATTGCCGAACCTGGCTGGCAGGATTTTAGGCACAAGAGCCACCCTTCAACCAGTCGAAAGGGGATGAATAGGTCCCCAATAGCAGCGGGGGCCACATGAACGGATTCATCGGTTTAATCACCTGTTCATACAATTTAACTCCATGTAACCGGAGGCAAGGTTAGGGTCACCTGGGCCATCCACGTGTTCCACTACCCCTTACCCACACTCCCTCAATTTAATATAACTAGCATTACTTAATATATACATAATTAAATTTACCAATTTTGAAGATGTGGGACAACATATTAAGCTTTAATTTATTACATTATAATACAATTAACCCTGGCATATAATCATCGCTCCCTCATATCTATATTCATAAATACAAATTGTTGCAGAATTTAATAAAATTagctaatttacaaggtaataAAAAAATTGCCGCAGCCGGGATTCGAACCTGGATTAGCCGTTTCAGAGTTGATCCTCCCACCAGTGTGTAATTTATATCCACTTGTAAATTCTCAAGGGTATTATTTATTTAGTTCCAGCGATGAGCAAGGGTTATTAAGTCAACAGTGAGTGCTACTGCGGCAATATATATTATACATATTACTGTATATAAAGAAGTTAATAGTTTTTTAACATAATGATGTGGGACGTAAAAAATAAGATAATTGTTTAAATAAATATAAGGACAGGCGTGaattatgaataataaataagATGATCTTTGATAAGAAACGGTCAAGTACACGCTCAGGAAGATAGGGACTGGTAATTTATAGATTAAACATATAAAATCCAATCGAATGAAATCACATAACAGTGGGAGAGACATAAGCAGATGCAGAGGGAGAATCACATGTTCTAAACAaattaaaattccaaaaatcttTATATATATGATGCAGGAAACAGATAGATAAAGTCAGAATCCACATACTTGACACCGGAGGTCTGAAACTGCAGGCTGAAGAGAGAAGAGAAGAAATTGATCAGAGGCAGGTTCTTGCAGTGCATGGCTGTTTCCTTCTCGTGGCCACCGCCATACAATGACGAAAAATAAAAGGTATTGAAGCTTATAATAAAGAGTGACGAGAATGGAAGCTGATCGGCAACTGATGTATTTTCCACCTCCTGATTTGAAATCTTTCCGAAGTAGTTGATAATTTATTTTCCCCTGCGCCTGCGAAcaaaaatgaataaaattttaatatctCCAAGTATGCTAAGATTGATAATTTTATGAATTGAAAAATATCTTATTTCATCAAATACTTTTTGCCCCAAGTCCAACTACTAAAATTGCCAGTTTATACACTGTATTACACCCCTGGTCCCTGGGGAGGTACAAACAAGAGCAGCAAGAGACACAAAGCCAAATCAGCAAAATAATTCTCACCAAAGTAAAATTGATGCAAATTTTAGAGCATTTAACCAAGCAAATGAAACAAAAAAAAACACCACAGAGAAAGAACAAACCGCGCCTTATGTCTGACATGTGCATCACTGCCTGTAGCATTTTAACTAGGTTTATTTATTTCATTATATTTTAAATTGCTATGTAGGAAAACATCTAATGACTATTAGGTCTAACAAACAAAACAATAAAATTGAAAAGCAATTAAAACTCCGTATAAATTTGGGGGGAAATAGGATGGAAAACGCAAAAAAAGGTGGAGGGAGTGCCGAACCTGGCTGGCAGGATTTAAGGCACAAGAGCCAACCCTTCAACCAGTCGAAAGGGGATGAATAGGTCCACAATAGCAGCGGGGGCACATAAACGGATTCATCGGTTTAATCACCTGTTCATACAATTTAACTCCTCCATGTAACCTGAGGCAAGGTTAGGGTCACCTGGGTCATCACGTGTTCCGCTACCCCTTACCCACACTCCCTCAATTTAATATAACTAGCATTACTTAATATATACATAATTaaatttaccaattttgaaaatgTGGGACAACATATTAAGCTTTAATTTATTACATTATAATACAATTAACCCTGGCATATAATCATCGCTCCCTCATATCTATATTCATAAATACAAATTGTTGTAGAATTTAATAAAATTAGTTGATTACAAGGTAATAAAAAATTTGCCGCGGCCGGCATTCGAACCCGGATTAGCCGTTTCGTCGTTGATCCTCCCACAAGTGTGTAATTTATATCCACTTGTAAATTCGCAAGGGTATATTTATTTAGTTTCAGCGATGATCTTCCACATGCAAGGGTTATTAAGTCAACAGTGAGTGCTACTGCGGCAATATATATTATACATATCACTGTATATAAATAAGTCAATAGTTTTTTAACAAAATGATGTGGGACGTAAAATATAAGATAATTGTTTATAAATATAAGGACAGGCGTGAATTATGAACAAAAAATAAGATGATCTTTAATAAGAAACGGTCAAGTACATGCTCAGGAAGATAGGGGCTGGTAATTTATAGATTAAACATATAAAATCCAATCGAATGAGATCACATAACAGTGGGAGAGACATAAGCAGATGCAGAGGGAGGATCACATGTTCTAAGCAaattaaaattccaaaaatcttTATATGTATGATGCAGGAAACAGAAAGATAAAGTCAGAATCCACATACTTGACACCGGAGGTCTGAATCTGCAGGCTGAAGAGAGAAGGGAAGAAATCGATCACAGAGGCAGGTTCTTGCAGTGCATGGGCTGTTTCCTTCTCATGGCCACCGCCAAACAATGACAAAAAATAAGAGGTTTCGAAGCTTGTTATACAGTGACGAGGCTGGAAGCTGATCGGCAACTGACGTGTTTTCCTGCCTCCTGATTTAAAATCCTTCCAGAGTACTTGATAATTTATTTTCTCCTCCGCCTGCGAACAAGAATGAAGAACAATTTAAGATCTCCAAGTATGCTAAGATTGCTAATTTTATGAATTGTAAAATATCTTATTTCATCAAATACTTTTTGCCCCAAGTCCAACTACTAAAATTGACAgtttaacatattaattttataaGAACTAGTTAAAGATAAAGAACAGATAGAAAAATCTAATTCAAATGAGTCTTTACGGTACTTCCAATTGGGGACAATTCTTGCAAAAACAACCAAGAAAAACTAATCATGACCATTGTGCATCTCCATACCCATTTAGACAAAATGATAACGATGTATATCTCAAGCCCAATCCTTCGGTTCTCAAACAACCACATTTTCGTTCTTTATCTCTAAAGCATTCACACGGAGTAAACAACAGATGCCTAAATTGAAATAGTAGTCCTTGATACCCGCAATAACCTTGACCAATAACACTATCAGGAAAAAAAATTCGCCAGATCCACTCTAAGTTTATACATATTAATATATTAGTTTTATATGAACTAGTGAAACATAAAGAATAAATAGAAAAATCTAAGTTAAATTAAACCTTACAATACTTCCAATTGGCATATTGTCATTATGTAATGTGAACATGTCTACCAGAACCAATTTACTATGTTGACCCTGGTCCCTGGGGAGGTACAAATATGAGCAGCAGGAGACACAAAgcaaaatcaataaaataattctCACCAAAGTAAAATTGATGCAAATTTAAGAGCATTTAACCAAGCAAATGTAACAAAAAAACACCACAGAGTAAGAACAAACCGCGCCTTCTGTCTGACATGTGCATCACTGCCTGTAACATTTTAACTAGgtttatttatttcatttaattttaaattgCTACGTCGGAAAACATCTAATGACTATTACGTATAACAAACAAAACAATAAAATTGAAAAACTATTAAAACTCCGTATAAATTTGGGGGGAAATAGAATGGAAAACGCAAAAAAGGTGGAGGGAGTGCCGAACCTGGCTGGCAGGATTTAAGGCACAAGAGCCAACCCGTCAACCAGTGCCATCACGTGTTCTGCTACCCCTTACCCGCACTCCCTCAATTTAATAAAACTAGCTTTACTTAATATATACATAATTAAATTTACCAATTTTGAAGATGTGGGACATCATATTAAGCTTTAATTTATTACATTATAATACAATTAACCCTGGCATATAATCATCGCTCCCCCATATCTATATTCATAAATACAAATTGTTGCAGAATTTAATAAAATTAGCTGATTACTGAGTAATAAAAAAATTGCCGCAGCCGGGATTCGAACCCGGATTAGCCGTTTCAGCGTTGATCCTCCCACAAGTGTGTAATTTATATCCACTTGTATATTCGCAAGGGTATATTTATTTAGTTTCAGCGATGATCTTCCACATGCAGAGGTTATTAAGTCAACAGTGAGTGCTACTGCGGCAATATATATTATACACAGCACTGTATATATATAAGttaataatttttaacataaTGATGTGGGACATAAAAAATAAGATAATTGTTTATAAATATAAGGACAGGCGTGAATTATGAACAAAAAATAAGATGATCTTTAATAAGAAACGGTCAAGTACACGCTCAGGAAGATAAGGACTGGTAATTTATAGATTAAACATATAAGATCCAATCCAATGAGATCACATTACAGTGGGAGAGACATGAGCAGATGCAGAGGAAGAATCACATGTTCTAAACAAATTAAAATTCCTAAAAACATTATATATATGATGCAGGAAACAGAGAGATAGAGTCAGAATCCACATACTTGACACCAGAGATCTAAATCTGCAGGCTGAAGAGAGAAGAGAAGAAATAGATCACAGAGGCACGTTCTTGGAGTGCATGAGCTAATTCCTTCTCGTGGCCACCGCCAAACAATGAGGTTTCGAAGCTTGTTATACAGTGACGAGACAGGAAGCTGATCGGCATGTGACAAAACGCCACAGAGAAAGAACAAACCGCGCCTTATGTCTGACATGTGACATCACTGCCTGTAGCATTTTAACTACTGCCTGTAGCATTTTGACGAGGattatttatttcattttattttaaattgtaaTGTCGGAAAATATCTAATGACTACTAGGTATAACAAACAAacaataaaattgaaaaaaataatacTAAACTAGTTAAAACTCCGTATAAAGTTCCCTCCCTTTATGCTTATTAGGACCACAATTATACTTTATCCAAAGctcatatttttaaatattccaCACACTATGGAAGAGCTGCTTCAATTCAACCAATATAAGCAGCAGCTAATAGAGTTTGATGATGGAGAGGTAGGAGCTAAAAGAATTCTACTATTCGTCTCTCAAGCCTGGGAAAAGCAACTTACGGATTTTAAACTTCAAAAAAGCCTCTTATGTAAAAAATAATACTAAACTGATTAAAACTCCATATAAAATTGGGGGAACATGTAAAAATAGAATGGGAAAGGCAAAAAAGGTGGAGGGAGTGCCGAACCTGGCTGGCAGGATTTAAGGCACAAGAGCCAACCGTTCAGACCAGTCGAAAGGGGATGAATAGGTCCACAATAGCAGCGGAGGGTCACATGAATGGGTGCACGGAGCGAATCACCCTGTATACATAATTTAACTCCATGTAACCGGAGCAAGGTTAAGGGTCGCCCGGGCCATCAAGTGTTCCGCTGCCCCTTCCCCACACTCCCTCAATTATTATAATTAACAGAATTCAATATAAATACTTTTTAGTTTATCAATTATCACGATGCGGGACGGACTTTTAATTGATTTAGGCTTTTAATTGTACACACACAACAATAAAAATATCCACACAAAAAACATGTAAACTCTATGATATAATCGTTAATAAAATACAATCCAACAccaattaaaaaaaataaacgaTTAATTATGCATAAAATTATGGTATAATACCACAAAGATGATGTATAAGAATATACATACTTGATATCAGAGATAGAATATCTGCTCTTTCCCGATGTCAGAAGCTTTTGATAATAGTCTCAAAAAATTCCGGTGGCGTTTAAAGCATTTTCCGGCCGCCGATTAAGAAGAACTTGCCGGAGATGAGGGAGGCTATCATTTAATACTAAGCTAATTAAAACTCCGTGTAAAATTGGGGTATATAATTGTAATGTCTGAAACCATCTAGTGACTACTATGTATAACAAACAAACaataaaattgataaaaataatacTAAGCTAATTACAACTCCGTATAAAATTGGGGGAACACCTAAAAATAGAATGGAAAAGGCAAAAAAGGTGGAGGGAGTGCCGAACCTGGCTGGCAGGATTTAAGGCACAAGAGCCAACCGTTCAGACCAGTCGAAAGGGGATGAATAGGTCCACAATAGCAGCGGAGGGCCACCTGAACGGGTGCACCGAGCGAATCACCCTGTATACATAATTTAACTCCATGTAACCGGAGCAAGGTTAGGGGTCGCCCGGGCCATCAAGTGTTCCGCTGCCCCTTCCCCACACTCCCTCAATTAGTATAATTAACAGAATTCAATATAAACACTTTTTAGTTTATCAATTATCACGATGCGGGACGGACTTTTAATTGATTTAGGCTTTTAATTTTACACACACACAACAAAAATTAACTTATAGACTCTACTATATCATCGTTAATACAAATAATACAATCCAACACCAATTAAAAAATAAACAATTAATAATGTGAATAATTAGGGTATTACAAGGACGATGTATGAGGAATTGAAGATATACATACTTGAATCGGAGATGTATGTCCTCCAGACAAGATTCCGACAGCATTTGTAGCATTTTCCGGCGGCTGAATAAACAAATCGAAGAATAGAATAGAATGAAGGGCATTTTATGTTCTGAAGGCTTTCATACTGGGGCAACTATTCAAAAGCAGTAAAGTCGTGTGTTTTGTTCATCTGCTTGTTGGGCTTCATTTTGCCATTTTGGCCCGGTTTTATTTTTTGTTAAGGTTTGTATTTCATTTAAAAAACATTATACAAAAAGCCTTTAGAACATATCTATATATGATAATAATAACAAGTTTGGACAAGTTTTATAATAATtacaaattttataataattataggGTAATCAAAAATATAAGATATATCTATATATTTATGATAAATGTGTTAATGTTAAATTAGTTATATAATCGGTATCTTAACATGATAATGTTTTGTAATAttaatcattctttttatttaatTGTTCTTTTAAACATGAAATTTCGATATTTATTATACTGACAtgagtttaattttttttatagtCTGAATATAATAATTCAATATGAAAGATGACCGataaattatatgtatatatattgttAGATGTAGACCTGACAACACTGGTATACGACACTTGAACACGGTACCAAACGACACGAATAATTAGTGTTTGGATTTGAAAATTTGGTACACGAATATGAAAGTACAAGATCACGAAAAAATATGAATGTAATTAGTGTCGGGTTTGGGTTTCCAATATATGTACATAACACGGAATGAAAGTacacaaaataaattaattaattaatttttaaaaatattatatatatatatatatactaaacaCCATGTGTGAATTTTACCTattctaaataatatatataattgtaaatactaaaatatattttattgttccTTGACTACGTGAGTGAGCACTTCACCATCTAATTATCTATTGCAGTTTTTACTAATTAATTTTTTGTCGTATATAATCTGTGTACTTTACTGTACTAAAATGGTTAAATGCGAATATATTAGTTCTGAGTTAGTGTCACCAAATTGGTACATGAATCCAAATTGGTACACGAAAATATACGGAACGTTTGTACACGACGCATAACGTTGTCAGGTCTAGTTACATGCATGCATATTAtctattttataatttaattttcaGTATATGCAAATCATTATTATATATATGACTCTTCATATTTATTTGTATGTGTATCCTGAAAATGTCATTTTAAATTCATTAACAAATTTCTTCAAATACGATTAACAATCGTTTTAAAATCTGGGAAATATTGTgcaattattttatcaataaataattattatttgattattatgtgaattctGGTCAATTATCCGGTGATTGCTATtgatatttgggtgtttatatgtgataaagtgtaagtactttgatttgtaataagtccaaaataaagtatagataattataaaattactttataAAACCGAGAATCGTTCAACTTC is a genomic window containing:
- the LOC141712264 gene encoding uncharacterized protein LOC141712264 isoform X2, with the translated sequence MWLFENRRIGLEIYIVIILSKWAEEKINYQVLWKDFKSGGRKTRQLPISFQPRHCITSFETSYFLSLFGGGHEKETAHALQEPASVIDFFPSLFSLQIQTSGVKLHGGVKLYEQVIKPMNPFMCPRCYCGPIHPLSTG
- the LOC141712264 gene encoding uncharacterized protein LOC141712264 isoform X1, which gives rise to MSDIRRGLFFLCGVLSHADQLPVSSLYNKLRNLIVWRWPREGISSCTPRTCLCDLFLLFSLQPADLDLWCQAEEKINYQVLWKDFKSGGRKTRQLPISFQPRHCITSFETSYFLSLFGGGHEKETAHALQEPASVIDFFPSLFSLQIQTSGVKRRGK